In one Sphingobium indicum B90A genomic region, the following are encoded:
- a CDS encoding DUF4169 family protein — protein MGDIVNLRQARKAKARADKERRAQGNRVKFGRTKAERLALSAEEERSRRQIDGARRDNRDDDPK, from the coding sequence ATGGGCGACATCGTCAACCTGCGGCAGGCGCGCAAGGCGAAGGCGCGGGCGGACAAGGAGCGCCGGGCGCAGGGCAATCGCGTCAAGTTCGGCCGGACCAAGGCGGAACGTCTGGCCCTATCGGCGGAAGAAGAACGCAGCAGGCGGCAGATCGACGGCGCGCGCCGTGACAATCGGGATGATGATCCCAAATAA